The Delphinus delphis chromosome 2, mDelDel1.2, whole genome shotgun sequence genome contains a region encoding:
- the WDR20 gene encoding WD repeat-containing protein 20 isoform X6 has product MATEGGGKEMNEIKTQFTTREGLYKLLPHSEYSRPNRVPFNSQGSNPVRVSFVNLNDQSGNGDRLCFNVGRELYFYIYKGVRKGSPVSR; this is encoded by the coding sequence ATGGCgacggagggaggagggaaggagatgaaCGAGATTAAGACCCAATTCACCACCCGGGAAGGTCTGTACAAGCTGCTGCCGCACTCGGAGTACAGCCGGCCCAACCGGGTGCCCTTCAACTCGCAGGGATCCAACCCTGTCCGCGTCTCCTTCGTAAACCTCAACGACCAGTCTGGCAACGGCGACCGCCTCTGCTTCAATGTGGGCCGGGAGCTCTACTTCTATATCTACAAGGGGGTCCGCAAG